The following coding sequences lie in one Eleginops maclovinus isolate JMC-PN-2008 ecotype Puerto Natales chromosome 21, JC_Emac_rtc_rv5, whole genome shotgun sequence genomic window:
- the LOC134858031 gene encoding musculin: protein MSTGSAASDAEDYGTCHRRRKVSCRFSDEELEDERRMKHKGSKGQQKEPRQTQRNAANARERSRMRVLSKAFSRLKTSLPWVPADTKLSKLDTLRLASSYISHLRQLLQEDRLQSSFGHPVNLTWPFLMSGRSEDGPDVPPSVRLCGTTA, encoded by the exons ATGTCCACCGGCTCTGCTGCCAGTGATGCTGAGGACTATGGGACATgccacaggaggaggaaggtctCCTGCAGGTTTTCAGACGAGGAGCTGGAGGACGAAAGGAGGATGAAGCACAAAGGGTCCAAGGGGCAGCAGAAGGAGCCGAGGCAGACTCAGAGGAACGCAGCCAACGCCAGGGAGCGGTCCCGGATGAGAGTGCTGAGCAAAGCCTTCTCCAGGCTGAAGACCAGCCTGCCCTGGGTCCCGGCCGACACCAAGCTCTCCAAACTGGACACGCTGCGCCTCGCCTCCAGTTACATCTCCCACCTgaggcagctgctgcaggaggaccGTCTCCAGAGCAGCTTCGGGCATCCGGTCAACCTG ACCTGGCCCTTCCTGATGAGCGGGCGATCAGAGGACGGTCCGGACGTCCCGCCCTCGGTCAGACTCTGTGGAACGACAGCATAG